From Pseudomonas poae, the proteins below share one genomic window:
- a CDS encoding zinc-dependent peptidase: MWSLSAWRRRRLLAKHPIADDTWQRVRHHLTFLDGISPEQDQWLREACVVFLAEKHLTALPGVELHQEQRLLLAAQAQLPLMHLGDLDWYQGFHEIVLYPDDFVSPQRHRDSSGIEHEWDGEHSGEAWQQGPVILAWPGVLASGQWEGYNLVIHELAHKLDMLNGDANGLPPLHHDMRVQEWASVMQSAFDDLNRQLDADPDIETEIDPYAAENPAEFFAVTSEYFFSAPDLLVNSYPQVYAQLSRFYRQDPLARLHQLQAHDPRYQPQGE, encoded by the coding sequence ATGTGGTCCCTCAGCGCCTGGCGTCGCCGGCGCCTGCTGGCCAAGCACCCGATTGCCGATGACACCTGGCAACGGGTGCGCCACCACCTGACCTTCCTCGACGGCATCAGCCCCGAGCAGGACCAGTGGCTGCGTGAAGCCTGCGTGGTGTTCCTCGCCGAAAAACACCTCACCGCCCTGCCCGGCGTCGAGCTGCACCAGGAGCAACGCCTGCTGCTCGCCGCCCAGGCACAGTTGCCGCTGATGCACCTCGGCGACCTCGACTGGTACCAGGGCTTCCACGAAATCGTGCTGTACCCCGACGACTTCGTCAGCCCCCAGCGCCATCGCGACAGCAGCGGCATCGAACATGAGTGGGACGGCGAACACAGCGGCGAAGCCTGGCAACAGGGCCCGGTGATCCTCGCCTGGCCCGGCGTACTCGCCAGCGGCCAGTGGGAAGGCTACAACCTGGTGATCCACGAGCTGGCGCACAAGCTCGACATGCTCAACGGCGACGCCAACGGCCTGCCGCCGCTGCACCACGACATGCGCGTGCAAGAATGGGCCAGCGTGATGCAAAGCGCCTTTGATGACCTCAATCGCCAGCTGGACGCCGACCCGGACATCGAAACCGAAATCGACCCCTACGCCGCCGAAAACCCGGCGGAATTCTTTGCCGTCACCAGCGAATATTTTTTCAGCGCCCCGGATTTGCTGGTCAACAGTTATCCACAGGTGTACGCGCAACTGAGCCGCTTTTATCGCCAGGACCCACTGGCCCGCCTGCACCAACTGCAGGCGCACGACCCGCGTTATCAGCCACAGGGCGAATAA
- a CDS encoding DedA family protein yields the protein MDFNPLDLILHLDVYLDLLVTNYGPWIYAILFLVIFCETGLVVMPFLPGDSLLFIAGAVAAGGGMDPVLLGGLLMLAAILGDSTNYVIGRTVGERLFNNPNSKIFRRDYLQKTHDFYDKHGGKTVTLARFLPILRTFAPFVAGIAKMPYPRFFGFSVLGTILWVGGLVTLGYFFGNVPFIKKNLSLLVVFIILLSLVPMIIGVFRSRFGRTSSEAKPQ from the coding sequence ATGGATTTCAACCCGCTTGACCTTATCCTGCATCTCGACGTGTACCTCGACCTGCTGGTAACCAATTACGGTCCGTGGATCTACGCCATTCTGTTCCTGGTGATTTTTTGTGAAACCGGCCTGGTGGTGATGCCCTTCCTGCCGGGTGATTCCTTGCTGTTTATCGCCGGCGCGGTGGCCGCCGGCGGCGGCATGGACCCGGTCTTGCTGGGCGGGCTGTTGATGTTGGCCGCGATCCTCGGCGACAGCACCAACTACGTGATAGGGCGAACGGTCGGCGAGCGCTTGTTCAACAACCCGAACTCGAAAATCTTCCGCCGCGACTACCTGCAAAAAACCCACGATTTCTACGACAAGCACGGCGGCAAAACCGTGACCCTGGCGCGCTTCCTGCCGATCCTGCGTACCTTTGCGCCGTTCGTCGCCGGCATCGCGAAAATGCCTTACCCACGGTTCTTCGGTTTCAGCGTGCTGGGCACCATCCTCTGGGTCGGCGGCCTGGTGACCCTGGGCTATTTCTTCGGTAACGTGCCGTTCATCAAGAAAAACCTCTCGTTGCTGGTGGTGTTCATCATCCTGCTGTCGCTGGTGCCGATGATCATTGGCGTGTTCCGCAGCCGCTTTGGCCGCACCTCCTCCGAAGCCAAGCCGCAGTAA
- a CDS encoding GNAT family N-acetyltransferase: MRITQATLEHLDLLTPLFVKYREFYGALPFPDSSRAFLEKRLRRKESVIYLALADDDDKKVLGFCQLYPSFSSLSLKRVWILNDIYVAEDARRQLVADNLMRTAKKMAKETHAVRLRVSTSSDNQVAQKTYESIGFREDTEFKNYTLPISED; encoded by the coding sequence ATGCGGATTACTCAAGCGACCCTGGAACACCTGGACCTGTTGACCCCGTTGTTCGTCAAATACCGCGAGTTCTACGGGGCCCTGCCCTTCCCGGACTCATCGCGGGCCTTTCTGGAAAAGCGCCTGCGCCGCAAGGAGTCGGTGATCTACCTGGCCCTGGCCGACGATGACGACAAAAAAGTGCTTGGGTTTTGCCAGCTGTACCCAAGCTTTTCGTCGCTGTCGCTTAAGCGGGTGTGGATTCTAAACGACATCTATGTGGCCGAAGATGCGCGGCGCCAACTGGTGGCGGACAACCTGATGCGCACGGCGAAGAAAATGGCCAAGGAGACTCACGCGGTGCGGCTGCGGGTGTCGACCAGCAGTGACAATCAAGTGGCGCAGAAGACCTATGAGTCGATCGGGTTTCGCGAGGACACCGAGTTCAAGAACTACACGCTGCCGATCAGCGAGGACTGA
- the eutC gene encoding ethanolamine ammonia-lyase subunit EutC has product MKEPPVQLDLPDNPWLELRRLTPARIALGRTGTSIPTHAQLDFQFAHAQARDAVHLPFDHAGLSSQLAERGRDSLLLHSAAADRHMYLQRPDLGRRLSDESAQRLRDYATANPGGVDLAVVVADGLSALAVHKHTLPFLTRLEEQSNADGWSLSPVILVEQGRVAVADEVGQLLGAKMTVILIGERPGLSSPDSLGLYFTYNPKVGLTDAYRNCISNVRLEGLSYGMAAHRLLYLMREACRRQLSGVNLKDEAQVQTLESDDPDLMKGNFLLSPPTD; this is encoded by the coding sequence ATGAAGGAGCCGCCTGTGCAACTCGACCTGCCTGACAACCCGTGGCTGGAACTGCGCCGCCTCACCCCGGCACGCATCGCCCTGGGCCGCACCGGTACCAGTATTCCGACTCACGCACAGCTGGATTTCCAGTTTGCCCACGCCCAGGCGCGGGACGCGGTGCACCTGCCCTTCGACCATGCGGGCCTGAGCAGCCAACTGGCTGAGCGCGGGCGTGACAGCCTGTTGCTGCACAGCGCGGCCGCCGACCGGCATATGTATCTGCAACGCCCGGACCTGGGGCGGCGTTTAAGTGATGAGTCGGCCCAGCGCCTGCGCGACTATGCAACGGCCAACCCTGGCGGGGTAGACCTGGCGGTAGTGGTCGCCGACGGGCTGTCGGCGCTTGCAGTGCATAAACATACCTTGCCGTTTCTTACACGCTTGGAGGAACAGAGCAACGCAGACGGCTGGTCCTTGTCGCCGGTGATCCTGGTGGAACAAGGCCGCGTGGCGGTGGCTGATGAAGTTGGGCAGTTGCTTGGGGCCAAGATGACCGTGATCCTGATCGGCGAGCGCCCAGGGCTCAGCTCGCCGGACAGCCTGGGCCTGTATTTTACCTACAACCCCAAGGTCGGCCTTACCGATGCCTATCGCAACTGCATCTCCAATGTGCGTTTGGAGGGTTTGAGTTATGGCATGGCGGCGCATCGCCTGCTGTACTTGATGCGAGAGGCGTGTCGCCGGCAACTGTCGGGGGTCAACCTGAAGGACGAGGCGCAGGTGCAAACCCTCGAATCCGACGACCCGGATTTGATGAAGGGCAATTTCCTGCTCAGCCCGCCCACCGACTGA
- a CDS encoding ethanolamine ammonia-lyase subunit EutB, translating to MASFSHAVGAHTYRFDSLKDVMAKASPARSGDFLAGVAAQNDGERVAAQMALANIPLKHFLQEALIPYESDEVTRLIIDTHDKQAFAAVSHLTVGGLRDWLLSDAADEQSLRALAPGLTPEMAAAVSKIMRVQDLVLVAQKIRVVTQFRGTMGLRGRLSTRLQPNHPTDEPAGIAASILDGLLYGNGDAMIGINPATDSIASICAMLEMLDAIIQRYEIPTQACVLTHVTTSIEAINRGVPLDLVFQSIAGTEAANASFGISLSVLQEGYDAGLSLNRGTLGQNLMYFETGQGSALSANAHFGVDQQTCETRAYAVARHFKPFLVNTVVGFIGPEYLYNGKQIIRAGLEDHFCGKLLGVPMGCDICYTNHAEADQDDMDTLLTLLGVAGINFIMGIPGSDDIMLNYQTTSFHDALYARQTLGLKPAPEFEQWLAKMGIFTQADGKVHFGNSLPPAFRHALAQLG from the coding sequence ATGGCAAGCTTTTCCCACGCGGTGGGTGCACACACCTACCGCTTCGACAGCCTCAAGGACGTGATGGCCAAGGCCAGCCCCGCACGCTCCGGGGATTTCCTCGCCGGCGTCGCCGCGCAAAACGACGGCGAACGGGTCGCGGCGCAAATGGCCTTGGCCAATATTCCGCTCAAGCATTTTCTGCAAGAAGCGCTGATCCCTTATGAAAGCGATGAAGTCACGCGGCTGATCATCGATACCCACGATAAACAGGCGTTTGCCGCGGTCAGCCACCTGACCGTCGGCGGCCTGCGCGACTGGCTGCTCAGTGACGCGGCTGACGAACAATCCCTACGCGCATTGGCGCCCGGGCTTACACCGGAAATGGCCGCCGCCGTGTCCAAGATCATGCGCGTGCAGGACCTGGTGCTGGTGGCGCAGAAAATCCGCGTGGTCACTCAGTTTCGCGGCACCATGGGCCTGCGCGGTCGCCTGTCGACGCGCCTGCAGCCCAACCACCCCACGGATGAGCCGGCAGGCATTGCCGCGAGCATTCTCGACGGCCTGCTGTACGGCAACGGCGACGCCATGATCGGCATCAACCCGGCCACCGACAGCATCGCCTCGATCTGCGCCATGTTGGAGATGCTCGACGCAATCATCCAGCGTTACGAAATCCCGACCCAAGCCTGCGTACTCACCCACGTCACCACCTCCATCGAAGCCATCAACCGTGGCGTACCGCTGGACCTGGTGTTTCAGTCGATTGCCGGCACCGAGGCGGCCAATGCCAGCTTCGGCATCAGCCTGAGCGTGTTGCAGGAAGGCTACGACGCGGGCTTGAGCCTTAATCGTGGCACTCTGGGGCAGAACTTGATGTATTTCGAAACCGGCCAGGGCAGCGCCTTGTCGGCCAACGCGCATTTTGGCGTCGACCAGCAAACCTGTGAAACCCGTGCCTACGCCGTGGCCCGACATTTCAAACCGTTTCTGGTGAACACGGTCGTAGGGTTTATCGGCCCCGAGTACCTGTACAACGGCAAGCAGATCATCCGCGCCGGGCTCGAAGACCACTTCTGCGGCAAGCTGCTGGGCGTGCCGATGGGCTGCGACATCTGCTACACCAACCACGCCGAAGCCGACCAGGACGATATGGACACCCTGCTGACCCTGCTGGGTGTGGCCGGGATCAACTTCATCATGGGCATCCCCGGCTCCGACGACATCATGCTCAACTACCAGACCACCTCGTTCCACGACGCCTTGTACGCCCGGCAAACATTGGGTTTAAAGCCGGCGCCGGAATTCGAACAGTGGCTGGCCAAAATGGGCATCTTCACGCAAGCCGACGGCAAGGTGCATTTCGGCAACAGCCTGCCACCGGCGTTTCGCCACGCCTTGGCGCAATTGGGATGA
- the eat gene encoding ethanolamine permease translates to MPSEPTGSSVDFEKVDSQYFQQRELKKGAAGWVLLVGLGVAYVISGDYAGWNFGLAQGGWGGMFLATLLMATMYLCMCFSLAELSSMIPTAGGGYGFARSAFGPWGGFLTGTAILIEYAIAPAAIAVFIGAYCESLFGIGGWMIYLAFYIIFIGIHIFGVGEALKLMFIITAVAAIALGVFLVAMVPHFNVANLLDIPVTEAKGASTFLPFGYVGVWAAIPYAIWFFLAVEGVPLAAEETKNPKRDLPRGLIGAIVVLTSFALLILVIAPGGAGTYALIKSGNPLVEALALSYGGSTWMGSFVNLVGLAGLIASFFSIIYAYSRQIFALSRAGYLPRKLSQTNKSKAPVLALVIPGIIGFGLSLTGQGDLLILVAVFGATISYVLMMAAHITLRIRRPKMDRPYRTPGGIFTSGVALVLACVAVVAGFLVDPRVVIGAAIIYGVLIAYFAFYSRHHLVAGTPEEEFAAIQAAEAALH, encoded by the coding sequence ATGCCTAGCGAACCCACTGGATCTTCCGTCGACTTCGAAAAAGTTGACTCCCAATACTTCCAACAACGCGAATTGAAAAAAGGCGCCGCCGGCTGGGTACTCTTAGTTGGCCTTGGCGTTGCTTATGTCATCTCCGGCGACTACGCCGGCTGGAACTTCGGCTTGGCCCAGGGTGGCTGGGGCGGCATGTTCCTCGCCACATTGCTGATGGCCACCATGTACCTGTGCATGTGCTTTTCCCTGGCCGAATTGTCTTCCATGATCCCTACCGCCGGCGGCGGCTACGGCTTCGCCCGCAGCGCGTTCGGCCCCTGGGGCGGGTTCCTCACCGGCACCGCCATCCTGATCGAATACGCCATAGCCCCCGCCGCCATTGCGGTGTTTATCGGCGCTTATTGCGAGTCGCTGTTCGGCATCGGCGGCTGGATGATCTACCTGGCGTTCTACATCATCTTTATCGGCATCCACATTTTTGGTGTGGGTGAAGCCCTGAAGCTGATGTTTATCATCACCGCCGTCGCCGCGATTGCCCTGGGCGTATTCCTGGTGGCGATGGTGCCGCACTTCAACGTCGCCAATCTGCTCGACATCCCGGTTACCGAAGCCAAGGGCGCCAGCACCTTCCTGCCCTTCGGCTATGTCGGCGTTTGGGCGGCGATCCCCTACGCCATCTGGTTTTTCCTCGCCGTGGAGGGCGTGCCGCTGGCCGCCGAAGAAACCAAGAACCCCAAACGCGACCTGCCCCGGGGCCTGATCGGCGCCATCGTGGTGCTCACCAGTTTTGCCTTGCTGATTCTGGTGATCGCCCCCGGCGGCGCCGGCACCTACGCGCTGATCAAATCCGGCAACCCGCTGGTGGAAGCGCTGGCGCTGTCCTACGGCGGCTCGACCTGGATGGGCAGCTTCGTCAACCTCGTGGGCCTGGCGGGGCTGATCGCCAGCTTTTTCTCGATTATCTACGCCTATTCACGGCAGATCTTTGCCTTGTCACGTGCCGGCTACCTGCCGCGCAAACTGTCGCAGACCAACAAAAGCAAGGCGCCCGTACTGGCCTTGGTCATTCCCGGCATCATCGGGTTTGGGCTGTCGCTGACCGGCCAGGGTGACTTGCTGATATTGGTGGCGGTGTTTGGCGCGACCATTTCCTACGTGCTGATGATGGCCGCGCACATCACCTTGCGCATTCGTCGCCCCAAAATGGACCGTCCATACCGCACACCGGGCGGCATCTTCACCTCAGGCGTGGCCCTGGTACTGGCCTGCGTGGCCGTGGTGGCGGGCTTTCTGGTGGACCCACGGGTGGTAATTGGCGCGGCGATCATCTATGGAGTATTAATTGCTTACTTTGCTTTCTACAGCCGGCATCACTTGGTAGCAGGCACGCCCGAAGAGGAATTCGCGGCGATCCAGGCCGCAGAGGCCGCCTTGCACTAA
- a CDS encoding aldehyde dehydrogenase, protein MRYAHPGTEGAIVSFKAKYGNYIGGEFVAPVDGNYFTNTSPVNGKPIADFPRSTAKDIDKALDAAHAAADAWGKTSAQDRSLVLLKIADRIEQNLELLAITETWDNGKAVRETLNADIPLAADHFRYFAGCIRAQEGTSAEINELTASYHFHEPLGVVGQIIPWNFPLLMAAWKLAPALAAGNCVVLKPAEQTPLGINVLMELIGDLLPPGVLNVVHGFGKEAGEALATSKRIAKIAFTGSTPVGSHIMHAAAENIIPSTVELGGKSPNIFFADIMKAEPSFIEKAAEGLVLAFFNQGEVCTCPSRALVEESIYDDFMKVVMKKIEQIKRGDPLDTDTMVGAQASEQQFDKILSYLEIAKGEGAQLLTGGKVEQLSGDMAGGYYIQPTLLKGTNEMRVFQEEIFGPVVSITTFKDEAEALAIANDTEFGLGAGVWTRDINRAYRMGRAIKAGRVWTNCYHLYPAHAAFGGYKKSGVGRETHKMMLDHYQQTKNLLVSYDINPLGFF, encoded by the coding sequence ATGCGTTACGCACACCCCGGTACTGAAGGCGCGATCGTTTCGTTCAAGGCCAAGTACGGCAACTACATTGGTGGCGAATTCGTTGCGCCGGTCGACGGCAACTATTTCACCAACACCTCGCCGGTCAACGGCAAGCCTATCGCCGACTTCCCGCGCTCCACTGCCAAAGACATCGACAAAGCGCTCGACGCCGCCCATGCCGCCGCCGACGCCTGGGGCAAAACCTCGGCCCAGGATCGCTCGCTGGTGCTGCTGAAAATCGCCGACCGCATCGAACAGAACCTCGAACTGCTGGCCATCACCGAAACCTGGGACAACGGCAAGGCCGTGCGTGAAACCCTCAACGCCGACATCCCGCTGGCGGCCGACCACTTCCGCTACTTCGCCGGCTGCATTCGCGCCCAGGAAGGCACCAGCGCGGAAATCAACGAACTGACCGCGTCCTATCACTTCCACGAACCGCTGGGCGTCGTCGGCCAGATCATCCCGTGGAACTTCCCGCTCCTGATGGCCGCGTGGAAGCTCGCGCCGGCCCTGGCCGCCGGTAACTGCGTGGTGCTCAAGCCTGCCGAGCAAACGCCGCTGGGCATCAACGTGCTGATGGAACTGATCGGCGATCTGCTGCCACCGGGCGTGCTGAATGTGGTGCACGGTTTCGGCAAAGAAGCCGGTGAAGCCCTGGCCACCAGCAAGCGCATCGCCAAGATCGCCTTCACCGGCTCCACCCCGGTGGGCTCGCACATCATGCACGCGGCGGCCGAGAACATTATTCCGTCCACCGTGGAGCTGGGCGGCAAGTCGCCGAACATCTTCTTCGCCGACATCATGAAGGCCGAACCGTCGTTTATCGAAAAAGCCGCCGAAGGCCTGGTGCTGGCGTTCTTCAACCAGGGTGAGGTGTGCACCTGCCCGTCTCGCGCCCTGGTGGAAGAGTCGATCTACGACGACTTCATGAAAGTGGTGATGAAGAAAATCGAGCAGATCAAACGCGGCGACCCGCTGGACACCGACACCATGGTCGGCGCCCAGGCGTCCGAGCAGCAGTTCGACAAGATCCTGTCGTACCTGGAAATCGCCAAGGGCGAAGGCGCGCAATTGCTCACCGGCGGCAAGGTCGAACAGCTCAGCGGCGACATGGCCGGTGGTTATTACATCCAGCCGACCCTGCTCAAGGGCACCAACGAAATGCGCGTATTCCAGGAAGAAATCTTCGGCCCGGTGGTGAGCATCACCACCTTCAAGGACGAAGCCGAAGCCCTGGCGATTGCCAACGACACCGAGTTCGGCCTGGGCGCTGGCGTGTGGACCCGCGACATCAATCGCGCCTACCGCATGGGCCGGGCGATCAAAGCGGGCCGCGTGTGGACCAACTGCTACCACCTGTACCCGGCGCATGCCGCGTTTGGTGGTTACAAGAAGTCCGGCGTGGGCCGTGAGACGCACAAGATGATGTTGGATCACTACCAGCAGACCAAAAACTTGCTGGTGAGCTACGACATTAATCCGTTGGGCTTTTTTTAA
- a CDS encoding sigma-54-dependent Fis family transcriptional regulator, which translates to MQNDHFSRHAQQVLTVTRGQELSHGPASDPSIARSWLRCLEDYHLDPALTIAPTVLEHGRLLESRERLQQVLSIAGSEMNSLHQQLSGAGHAVLLTDARGVILNCVTAPSERKIFERAGLWLGADWSEACEGTNGIGTCLVERQSLTIHRDEHFRGRHTGLTCSASPVFDPHGELLAVLDVSSAREAISRQSQFHTMALVNLSAKMIESCYFLRHFEHHWLLRFHLQAESVGLFSEGLLAFDGEGRVCAANQSALNLLGQVRGGLLGQPVEAFFECSLDQLLGRASANATASWPLRTRDGRHLFAALRGQAPRSSAPLAKPEAPRLPDICLGDPALQNDFRRALRVFERDVPLLINGETGSGKEAFAKAVHHASLRADKAFVALNCAAIPESLIESELFGYRGGSFTGARKEGMQGKLQQADGGTLFLDEIGDMPLALQTRLLRVLEDRMVVPIGGEPQAVNVRIISATHRNLLERVQDGSFREDLYYRLNGLEVGLPPLRERSDKAQLLDFLLAQEAGGQPVVLDPATRAALLGFAWPGNVRQLRTVLRTLAALCDHGQVGLEDLPAQIRQARVQPVAQATPVDSPLEEAERLALLTALEQQRWHMTHTAEQLGVSRNTLYRKLRRHGIARSYT; encoded by the coding sequence ATGCAAAACGATCATTTCAGTCGCCATGCCCAGCAAGTCTTGACCGTCACCCGTGGGCAAGAACTGTCCCACGGGCCCGCCAGCGACCCGTCCATCGCCCGCTCCTGGCTGCGTTGCCTGGAGGATTACCACCTTGACCCCGCGCTGACCATCGCCCCCACCGTGCTGGAACACGGCCGCCTGCTGGAAAGCCGCGAGCGCCTGCAACAAGTGTTGAGCATCGCCGGCAGCGAGATGAACAGCCTGCATCAACAGCTCTCCGGCGCCGGCCATGCGGTGCTGCTGACCGACGCCCGCGGGGTGATCCTCAACTGTGTCACTGCGCCGTCGGAGCGCAAGATTTTCGAACGCGCCGGGCTCTGGCTGGGCGCCGACTGGAGTGAAGCGTGCGAGGGCACCAACGGCATCGGCACCTGCCTGGTGGAGCGTCAGTCGCTGACCATTCATCGTGATGAGCATTTTCGCGGCCGCCATACCGGGCTGACCTGTTCGGCGAGCCCGGTGTTCGACCCCCATGGCGAGCTGCTTGCCGTGCTCGATGTGTCCTCGGCACGCGAAGCCATCTCGCGCCAGAGCCAGTTCCACACCATGGCGCTGGTGAACCTGTCGGCGAAGATGATCGAAAGTTGTTACTTCCTGCGTCACTTTGAACACCACTGGTTGCTGCGCTTTCACCTGCAAGCCGAATCGGTGGGGCTGTTCAGCGAAGGGCTGCTGGCCTTTGATGGCGAAGGGCGGGTGTGTGCGGCCAACCAGAGTGCGTTGAACCTGCTGGGGCAGGTTCGCGGCGGGTTGCTGGGGCAGCCGGTCGAGGCGTTTTTCGAGTGTTCGCTGGATCAACTGTTGGGGCGTGCCAGTGCGAACGCTACGGCCAGCTGGCCACTGCGTACCCGCGATGGTCGGCATCTGTTCGCCGCGTTGCGCGGGCAGGCGCCTCGCTCGTCGGCACCGCTGGCCAAGCCCGAGGCGCCGCGTCTGCCGGATATCTGCCTGGGCGATCCGGCGCTGCAGAATGATTTTCGCCGGGCGCTGAGGGTCTTCGAGCGTGACGTGCCGCTGTTGATCAACGGCGAAACCGGCTCCGGCAAAGAGGCCTTCGCCAAGGCTGTGCACCACGCCAGCCTGCGCGCCGACAAGGCGTTTGTGGCACTCAACTGCGCCGCTATCCCGGAAAGCCTGATCGAAAGCGAACTGTTCGGCTATCGCGGCGGCAGCTTTACCGGCGCACGCAAGGAAGGCATGCAAGGCAAGCTGCAGCAGGCCGACGGCGGCACGCTGTTCCTCGACGAGATCGGCGATATGCCCCTGGCGTTGCAAACCCGGCTATTAAGGGTGCTGGAAGACCGCATGGTGGTGCCTATCGGCGGTGAGCCCCAGGCGGTCAATGTAAGAATAATCAGCGCTACGCACCGGAATTTGCTGGAGCGTGTGCAGGACGGCAGTTTTCGCGAAGATTTGTACTACCGGCTCAACGGCCTTGAAGTCGGCCTGCCGCCCTTGCGCGAGCGCAGCGATAAGGCTCAATTGCTCGACTTCCTGCTGGCGCAAGAGGCGGGCGGGCAGCCGGTCGTGCTCGACCCGGCGACGCGTGCGGCGCTGCTGGGCTTCGCCTGGCCGGGTAATGTCCGGCAGTTGCGCACCGTACTGCGCACGCTGGCGGCGCTGTGTGACCACGGGCAAGTCGGCCTGGAGGATTTGCCCGCGCAGATTCGCCAGGCGCGGGTGCAACCGGTTGCGCAGGCCACGCCTGTGGACTCGCCCCTGGAAGAGGCCGAGCGGCTTGCCTTGCTCACGGCCCTTGAACAACAACGCTGGCACATGACCCACACGGCCGAGCAACTGGGCGTCAGCCGTAACACGCTGTATAGAAAGCTGCGCAGGCACGGTATCGCCCGGTCCTACACCTAA